From Anoplopoma fimbria isolate UVic2021 breed Golden Eagle Sablefish chromosome 11, Afim_UVic_2022, whole genome shotgun sequence, one genomic window encodes:
- the LOC129098851 gene encoding myosin heavy chain, fast skeletal muscle-like isoform X2 has protein sequence MSTDAEMQQYGPASIYLRKPEKERIEAQTSPFDAKTAYFVAEPAEMYLKGKLIKKEGGKATVETLLYEGKPSKTLTVKEDDIHPMNPPKYDKIEDMAMMTHLNEPCVLYNLKERFASWMIYTYSGLFCVVVNPYKWLPVYDVQVVNAYRGKKRVEAPPHIFSISDNAYQFMLTDRENQSILITGESGAGKTVNTKRVIQYFATIAVAGAKKETSKIQGSLEDQIIAANPLLEAYGNAKTVRNDNSSRFGKFIRIHFGTSGKLASADIETYLLEKSRVTFQLSAERSYHIFYQLMTGHKPELLEALLITTNPYDYHMVSQGEITVKSIDDVEEFIATDTAIDILGFTSEEKLGIYKLTGAVMHHGNMKFKQKQREEQAEPDGTEVADKIAYLMGLNSADVLKALCYPRVKVGNEMVTKGQTVPQVNNAVSALCKSVYEKMFLWMVIRINEMLDTRQPRQFFIGVLDIAGFEIFDYNSLEQLCINFTNEKLQQFFNHHMFVLEQEEYKKEGIDWEFIDFGMDLAACIELIEKPMGIFSILEEECMFPKASDTTFKNKLHDQHLGKTKAFEKPKPGKGKAEAHFALIHYAGTVDYNITGWLDKNKDPLNESVIQLYQKSANKLLALLYAAHGGPDEAAGGGKKGGGKKKGGSFQTVSALFRENLGKLMTNLRSTHPHFVRCLIPNESKTPGLMENFLVIHQLRCNGVLEGIRICRKGFPSRILYGDFKQRYKVLNASVIPEGQFIDNKKASEKLLGSIDVDHTQYKFGHTKVFFKAGLLGTLEEMRDDKLATLVTMTQALCRGFLMRKEFVKMMERREAIFSIQYNIRSFMNVKNWPWMNLYFKIKPLLKSAETEKELQQMKENYDKMKTDLATALAKKKELEEKMVSLLQEKNDLQLQVASEGDNLSDAEERCEGLIKNKIQLEAKLKETTERLEDEEEMNAELTAKKRKLEDECSELKKDIDDLELTLAKVEKEKHATENKVKNLTEEMASQDEAIAKLTKEKKALQEAHQQTLDDLQAEEDKVNTLSKAKTKLEQQVDDLEGSLEQEKKLRMDLERAKRKLEGDLKLAQESIMDLENDKQQSDEKIKKKDFETSQLLSKIEDEQSLGAQLQKKIKELQARIEELEEEIEAERAARAKVEKQRADLSRELEEISERLEEAGGATAAQIEMNKKREAEFQKLRRDLEESTLQHESTAAALRKKQADSVAELGEQIDNLQRVKQKLEKEKSEYKMEIDDLSSNMETVAKAKGNLEKMCRTLEDQFSELKSKNDENVRQLNDINSQKARLQTENGEYSRQLEEKEALVSQLTRGKQAFTQQIEELKRHIEEEVKAKNALAHAVQSSRHDCDLLREQFEEEQEAKAELQRGMSKANSEVAQWRSKYETDAIQRTEELEEAKKKLAQRLQDAEESIEAVNSKCASLEKTKQRLQGEVEDLMIDVERANALAANLDKKQRNFDKVLAEWKQKYEESQAELEGSLKEARSLSTELFKMKNSYEEALDQLETLKRENKNLQQEISDLTEQIGETGKTIHELEKSKKTVETEKCEVQTALEEAEGALEHEESKILRVQLELNQIKGEVDRKLAEKDEEMEQIKRNSQRVIDSMQSTLDAEVRSRNDALRIKKKMEGDLNEMEIQLSHANRQASEAQKQLRNVQGQLKDAQLHLDDAIRGQEDMKEQVAMVERRNGLMLAEIEELRAALEQTERGRKVAEQELVDASERVGLLHSQNTSLINTKKKLESDLVQVQGEVDDSVQEARNAEEKAKKAITDAAMMSEELKKEQDTSAHLERMKKNLEVTVKDLQHRLDEAENLAMKGGKKQLQKLESRVRELEAEVEAEQRRGADAVKGVRKYERRVKELTYQTEEDKKNVTRLQDLVDKLQLKVKAYKRQAEEAEEQANTHMSRLRKVQNELEEAQERADIAESQVNKLRAKSRDTERGRKVAE, from the exons ATGAGCACAGACGCAGAGATGCAGCAGTATGGGCCTGCGTCCATATACCTCCGCAAGCCCGAAAAGGAGAGGATTGAGGCTCAAACGTCTCCATTTGATGCCAAAACAGCATACTTTGTGGCTGAACCTGCTGAAATGTATCTAAAGGGTAAACTCATTAAAAAGGAGGGTGGCAAAGCCACAGTTGAGACCCTATTATATGAAGGAAAGCCATCAAAG ACTCTCACTGTAAAAGAGGATGACATCCATCCCATGAATCCTCCCAAGTATGATAAAATTGAGGACATGGCCATGATGACCCACCTCAATGAACCTTGTGTGCTGTATAACCTCAAAGAGCGTTTTGCATCATGGATGATCTAT ACCTACTCTGGCCTGTTCTGCGTCGTTGTGAACCCCTACAAGTGGCTTCCTGTGTACGATGTCCAGGTTGTCAATGCATACAGAGGCAAGAAAAGAGTGGAGGCTCCACCCCacatcttctccatctctgatAATGCCTATCAGTTCATGCTCACTG atCGTGAGAACCAGTCTATCCTTATCAC TGGAGAATCCGGTGCAGGAAAGACTGTCAACACCAAGCGTGTCATCCAGTACTTTGCAACAATTGCAGTGGCTGGAGCTAAGAAAGAGACTAGTAAAATACAG gGTTCGCTAGAAGATCAAATCATCGCAGCAAACCCTCTGCTTGAAGCTTACGGCAATGCCAAGACTGTGAGGAATGACAACTCCTCTCGTTTT GGTAAATTCATCAGAATTCACTTTGGAACCTCTGGCAAACTGGCCTCGGCTGATATTGAAACAT ATCTGCTGGAGAAGTCTCGCGTCACCTTCCAGTTGTCTGCTGAGAGGAGCTACCATATCTTCTATCAGCTGATGACTGGCCACAAGCCTGAGCTTCTGG AGGCTCTCCTGATCACCACCAACCCCTATGACTACCACATGGTCAGTCAGGGTGAAATCACTGTCAAAAGCATCGATGATGTGGAGGAGTTTATTGCAACAGAT ACGGCCATTGACATATTGGGCTTCACTTCTGAGGAGAAATTGGGCATCTACAAGCTGACTGGCGCTGTGATGCATCATGGCAACATGAAATTCAAGCAGAAGCAGCGCGAGGAGCAGGCTGAACCCGATGGCACTGAGG TGGCTGATAAAATCGCCTACCTCATGGGCCTGAACTCAGCCGATGTGCTGAAAGCTCTGTGCTACCCAAGAGTCAAGGTCGGAAATGAGATGGTGACCAAAGGTCAGACCGTGCCACAG GTCAACAATGCTGTCAGTGCTCTGTGTAAGTccgtctatgagaaaatgttcTTGTGGATGGTCATCCGTATCAATGAGATGCTGGACACAAGGCAGCCAAGACAGTTCTTCATTGGAGTGTTGGATATCGCTGGATTTGAGATCTTTGAT TACAACAGCTTGGAGCAACTCTGCATCAACTTCACCAATGAGAAACTGCAACAGTTCTTCAACCACCACATGTTTGTCCTGGAGCAAGAGGAGTATAAGAAGGAAGGCATTGATTGGGAGTTCATTGACTTCGGTATGGACTTGGCTGCCTGCATTGAGCTTATCGAGAAG CCAATGGGCATCTTCTCCATCCTTGAAGAGGAGTGCATGTTCCCCAAGGCATCTGACACAACTTTCAAGAACAAGCTGCATGATCAGCACCTGGGCAAGACCAAGGCCTTTGAGAAGCCAAAGCCTGGAAAGGGCAAGGCTGAAGCTCACTTCGCTCTGATTCACTATGCTGGTACAGTGGACTACAATATCACTGGCTGGCTGGACAAGAACAAGGACCCACTGAATGAATCAGTTATTCAGCTCTACCAGAAATCTGCAAACAAACTGCTGGCATTACTGTATGCTGCTCATGGTGGCCCTGATG AGGCTGCTGGTGGTGGCAAGAAGGGTGGTGGAAAGAAGAAGGGAGGTTCCTTCCAGACTGTGTCTGCTCTTTTCAGA GAGAACTTGGGCAAGCTGATGACCAACTTGAGGAGCACCCACCCTCATTTTGTCCGTTGCTTGATTCCTAATGAGTCAAAGACCCCAG GTCTTATGGAGAACTTTTTGGTCATCCATCAGCTGAGGTGTAATGGTGTACTGGAAGGCATTAGGATCTGCAGAAAGGGTTTCCCCAGCAGAATCCTCTACGGTGACTTTAAGCAGAG ATACAAAGTATTGAATGCTAGTGTCATCCCTGAGGGACAGTTCATTGACAACAAAAAAGCTTCAGAGAAGCTGCTGGGCTCCATTGATGTGGACCACACTCAGTACAAGTTTGGGCACACAAAG GTGTTCTTCAAAGCTGGTCTGCTGGGTACcctggaggagatgagagatgaCAAACTGGCTACGCTGGTGACCATGACTCAGGCTCTCTGCAGAGGTTTCCTCATGAGGAAGGAGTTTGTTAAGATGATGGAGAGAAG agAGGCAATCTTTTCCATCCAATACAACATCCGATCCTTCATGAATGTGAAGAACTGGCCATGGATGAATCTGTACTTCAAGATCAAGCCTCTTCTGAAGAGTGCTGAGACTGAGAAGGAGCTGCAACAGATGAAGGAGAACTatgataaaatgaaaacagacctGGCTACTGCACTGGCCAAGAAGAAGGaactggaggagaagatggTTTCCCTGCTGCAGGAAAAGAATGACCTGCAACTACAAGTGGCATCT GAAGGTGACAACCTCTCTGATGCTGAGGAAAGGTGTGAAGGGCTCATTAAGAACAAAATCCAGCTTGAGGCCAAACTCAAAGAGACAACTGAGAGactggaggatgaagaggaaatgAATGCCGAGCTGACTGCTAAGAAGCGGAAGCTGGAGGATGAATGCTCTGAACTGAAGAAAGACATTGATGACTTGGAGCTCACCTTGGCTAAAGTGGAGAAGGAGAAACATGCCACGGAAAACAAG GTGAAAAACCTGACGGAGGAGATGGCATCTCAAGATGAGGCCATTGCCAAGTTAACCAAGGAGAAGAAAGCCCTCCAAGAGGCCCACCAGCAAACACTTGATGATCTCCAGGCAGAGGAAGACAAAGTCAACACTCTGAGCAAGGCCAAGACTAAGCTGGAACAGCAAGTGGACGAT CTTGAGGGATCACTGGAGCAAGAGAAGAAGCTTCGCATGGACCTTGAGAGAGCCAAAAGGAAGCTTGAGGGAGATCTGAAACTGGCCCAGGAATCCATAATGGATCTGGAGAACGACAAGCAGCAATCTGACGAGAAAATCAAGAA GAAGGACTTTGAGACCAGCCAGCTCCTCAGCAAAATTGAGGATGAACAGTCTCTTGGTGCTCAGCTTCAGAAGAAGATCAAGGAACTCCAG GCCCGTattgaggagctggaggaagagaTTGAGGCTGAGAGGGCTGCTCGGGCTAAAGTAGAGAAGCAGAGGGCTGACCTCTCCAGGGAGCTTGAGGAGATCAGTGAGAGGCTCGAGGAAGCTGGTGGAGCAACAGCAGCTCAGATTGAGATGAACAAGAAGCGGGAGGCTGAGTTCCAGAAGCTGCGTCGGGATCTTGAAGAGTCAACCCTGCAGCATGAATCTACCGCAGCAGCTCTCCGCAAGAAGCAGGCTGACAGTGTTGCAGAGCTGGGAGAGCAGATCGACAACCTCCAGCGTGTCAAGCagaagctggagaaggagaagagcgAGTACAAGATGGAGATTGATGACCTCTCAAGCAACATGGAAACTGTTGCTAAAGCAAAG GGCAACTTGGAGAAAATGTGCAGAACACTTGAGGACCAGTTTAGCGAGCTCAAATCCAAAAATGATGAGAATGTTCGCCAACTGAATGACATCAATTCACAGAAGGCCAGACTTCAGACGGAGAATG GTGAATATTCCCGTCAGCTTGAGGAGAAAGAAGCTCTGGTTTCCCAGCTGACCAGGGGCAAGCAGGCCTTCACTCAGCAGATTGAAGAGCTTAAGAGACACAttgaggaggaagtgaag GCCAAGAACGCCCTGGCCCATGCTGTCCAGTCATCCCGCCATGACTGTGATCTGCTCAGAGAGCAGtttgaggaggagcaggaggccaaAGCTGAGCTGCAGCGAGGAATGTCCAAGGCCAACAGCGAGGTGGCTCAGTGGAGATCCAAATACGAGACTGATGCTATCCAGCGCactgaggagctggaggaggcaaA GAAAAAGCTTGCCCAGCGTCTTCAGGATGCAGAGGAATCCATTGAGGCTGTGAACTCCAAGTGTGCCTCTCTGGAGAAGACCAAGCAGAGGCTGCAGGGTGAGGTGGAGGACCTCATGATTGATGTGGAGAGGGCTAATGCTCTGGCTGCCAACCTTGACAAGAAGCAGAGGAACTTTGATAAG GTCCTGGCAGAATGGAAGCAGAAGTATGAGGAGAGCCAGGCAGAGCTGGAAGGATCCCTGAAAGAGGCTCGCTCTCTCAGCACTGAACTGTTCAAGATGAAGAACTCTTATGAGGAGGCCCTGGATCAGTTGGAGACCttgaagagagagaacaagaacCTGCAAC AGGAGATCTCAGACCTGACTGAACAGATTGGTGAGACTGGAAAGACTATCCATGAGCTGGAGAAATCAAAGAAGACTGTGGAGACTGAGAAGTGTGAAGTGCAGACAGCCCTTGAGGAAGCTGAG GGTGCACTTGAGCATGAGGAGTCCAAGATTCTCCGTGTTCAACTTGAGCTCAACCAGATCAAAGGTGAGGTTGACAGGAAGCTGGCAGAGAAGGATGAGGAGATGGAGCAGATCAAGAGGAACAGCCAGAGGGTGATTGACTCCATGCAGAGCACTCTCGATGCTGAGGTCAGGAGCAGGAATGATGCCCTGAGAatcaagaagaagatggagggagaccTGAATGAGATGGAGATTCAGCTGAGTCATGCCAACAGGCAGGCCTCTGAGGCCCAGAAACAACTGAGGAATGTCCAGGGACAGCTCAAG GATGCCCAACTGCACCTTGATGATGCTatcagaggacaggaggacatgaAGGAGCAAGTTGCCATGGTGGAGCGCAGAAATGGCCTGATGCTGGCTGAGATTGAGGAGCTGAGAGCCGCTctggagcagacagagagaggacgtAAAGTGGCTGAGCAGGAGTTGGTTGATGCTAGTGAGCGTGTGGGACTGCTTCACTCTCAG AACACCAGTCTTATTAACACCAAGAAGAAGCTGGAGTCTGACCTTGTCCAGGTTCAGGGTGAAGTGGATGATTCAGTTCAGGAAGCAAGAAATGCTGAAGAGAAAGCCAAAAAGGCTATCACTGAT GCTGCTATGATGtcagaggagctgaagaaggagcAGGACACCAGTGCTCACttggagaggatgaagaagaaccTGGAAGTCACAGTCAAGGACCTGCAGCATCGTCTGGATGAGGCTGAGAACCTCGCCATGAAGGGTGGCAAGAAGCAGCTCCAGAAACTGGAGTCCAGG GTACGTGAGCTGGAGGCTGAGGTTGAAGCCGAGCAGAGACGTGGAGCTGATGCTGTGAAAGGTGTCCGCAAATATGAGAGGAGAGTGAAGGAGCTGACATACCAG ACtgaggaggacaagaagaatGTGACCAGACTTCAGGATCTGGTGGACAAGCTGCAGCTCAAAGTTAAAGCTTACAAGAGACAAGCTGAGGAGGCT GAGGAGCAGGCCAACACTCACATGTCCAGGCTGAGAAAGGTCCAGAATGAGCTGGAGGAAGCTCAGGAGCGCGCTGACATCGCTGAGTCCCAGGTCAACAAGCTGAGAGCAAAAAGCCGTGAT acagagagaggacgtAAAGTGGCTGAGTAA